The Megasphaera stantonii genome includes a window with the following:
- a CDS encoding restriction endonuclease subunit S: MIDLSFARAHRPKVINDKWLRFGDLLINSTGNGTLGRAAQVWFQPHNLTVDSHVTIVRPATESMIFYIGLWGTQHEKEIESLHIGSTGQTELPRDRVKALELLLPDKETLDCFNALIAPMAAAIVSNQEENNRLASIRDELLPKLMSGKIDVSAIQL, encoded by the coding sequence ATGATTGATCTTTCTTTTGCGCGAGCCCATAGGCCGAAAGTCATCAATGATAAGTGGCTTCGATTTGGAGATTTGCTAATTAACTCAACTGGCAATGGCACTTTGGGGAGAGCAGCGCAGGTTTGGTTTCAGCCGCATAATCTTACTGTTGATTCTCATGTTACGATTGTCCGGCCAGCAACAGAAAGTATGATTTTCTATATTGGGTTGTGGGGAACCCAACATGAAAAAGAAATTGAATCGCTTCATATAGGAAGCACTGGTCAGACAGAGTTGCCCAGAGATCGCGTAAAGGCGCTCGAACTCCTTTTGCCTGATAAGGAGACTTTGGATTGCTTTAATGCTCTCATTGCACCCATGGCGGCTGCCATTGTCTCGAATCAGGAAGAAAACAACAGGCTTGCATCTATTCGAGATGAGCTCCTTCCAAAGTTAATGTCAGGCAAAATTGATGTCTCCGCTATCCAGCTCTAA
- a CDS encoding type I restriction endonuclease subunit R, whose translation MAGYYTESNYENAVLQLLSGQLGYTYVYGPEVEREYESPFYEDSLWPALRRINRHLPECAIHEAVTKVRNIENGTLLQKNILFMNYLQNGVPVTYFADGEEISTLVTLLDFEHPANNDFVVANQWTVVEYSTKRIDVILFINGLPLVVIELKSPTREETDASAAYRQLRNYMHEIPSLFVYNAICVMSDMTVSKAGTITSDEERFMEWKTIDGNYTNTQYVSFEVFFEGMFEKNRLLDVIQNFICFNEDEEEKKTFKILAGYHQYFAVKKAIESTKKAVATDGKGGVFWHTQGSGKSLSMVFYAQYLQNALNSPTIVVITDRNDLDDQLYSQFIRCRRFLRQTPAQATSRDDLKTLLKDRQANGIIFTTMQKFTESGSALSERKNIIVMVDEAHRGQYGLNEKVIARQDDTGKIIAKTIIGTARIIRDNLPNATYIGFTGTPISAKDRNTREVFGDYIDVYDMTQAVEDGATRPVYYESRVIHLNLDEKILKMIDDEYDRVAETASPYVVERSKKELSQMDAILGADQTIHSLVSDMITHYEENRAQLLTGKAMIVAYSRPIAMKIYRQILAMRPDWKEKVHVVMTQGNNDPEEWRDVIGNKSYRDELAKRFKDDDSSMKIAIVVDMWLTGFDVPSLATMYIYKPMKGHNLMQAIARVNRVFKDKEGGLIVDYVGIASALKQAMNDYTVRDRKNYGNTDISKVAYPRFLEKLSVCRDFFHGFNYLMFMTGDDLEKAKAITGGVNFILGKSQKESDVPEKERVQYVYIKEALLLKQALSLCSSLVDKKMRLEAAYFEAVRVMLVRLAARGTGEKITLPELNNKINALLKESIKSDGVINLFSDIDTEFSLFDPKFLEEVGKMKEKNLAVELLKRLISEQVSVYRKTNVVKSEKFSEIIQGTMRRYLNGMLTNEEVIQELLNLARNIQNAQKEGEELHLNADEMAFYDALTKPQAIKDFYEHDQLIALTKELTELLRKNRTIDWQKKESARASMRKMVKRLLKKYGYPPEGREDAVKTVMLQCELWTDNTDF comes from the coding sequence ATGGCAGGATATTATACGGAATCGAACTATGAAAATGCAGTGCTGCAATTACTAAGCGGACAGCTAGGGTATACGTATGTCTATGGGCCAGAGGTAGAGCGGGAATACGAGTCTCCTTTTTATGAAGATAGCTTATGGCCTGCATTGCGGCGGATTAATCGTCACTTACCAGAGTGTGCTATACATGAGGCTGTTACTAAAGTTAGGAACATTGAAAATGGTACTTTACTGCAAAAGAATATTCTTTTTATGAATTATTTGCAAAATGGTGTTCCTGTGACATATTTTGCCGACGGAGAAGAAATATCTACGTTAGTTACTCTCCTTGATTTTGAACATCCTGCTAATAACGATTTTGTTGTTGCTAATCAATGGACTGTCGTAGAGTATTCTACAAAAAGAATCGACGTCATATTATTTATCAATGGATTGCCTTTGGTAGTCATTGAATTAAAATCCCCGACAAGGGAAGAAACCGACGCGTCGGCGGCATATCGGCAGCTGCGCAATTATATGCATGAAATTCCGTCTTTATTTGTGTACAACGCTATCTGTGTCATGAGTGATATGACCGTATCAAAAGCGGGAACGATTACGTCTGATGAAGAGCGTTTTATGGAATGGAAAACCATCGACGGTAATTATACGAATACGCAGTATGTGTCCTTTGAAGTATTCTTTGAAGGGATGTTTGAAAAAAATCGATTGCTGGATGTTATACAGAATTTTATTTGTTTTAATGAAGATGAAGAAGAAAAGAAAACGTTTAAAATTTTAGCGGGATATCATCAATATTTTGCTGTAAAAAAAGCTATTGAATCTACTAAAAAAGCCGTGGCAACAGATGGGAAAGGCGGCGTATTTTGGCATACTCAGGGAAGCGGGAAATCGTTGTCTATGGTTTTTTATGCCCAGTATTTGCAGAACGCGTTGAATAGCCCGACGATTGTAGTTATTACTGACCGTAATGATCTTGACGATCAATTATATAGTCAATTTATTCGGTGCCGGCGTTTTCTGCGACAGACTCCTGCACAGGCAACAAGTAGAGATGACTTGAAAACTTTGCTCAAAGACAGGCAAGCTAACGGTATTATTTTTACGACTATGCAGAAATTTACAGAAAGCGGAAGCGCCCTTTCTGAGCGAAAAAATATCATTGTCATGGTAGACGAAGCTCATCGCGGACAGTATGGATTGAATGAAAAAGTGATTGCCCGTCAAGATGATACGGGAAAGATCATTGCCAAAACAATTATTGGAACCGCTAGAATTATTCGGGATAATTTACCGAACGCTACATATATTGGCTTTACCGGTACACCGATATCGGCGAAAGATAGAAATACGCGCGAAGTTTTTGGCGATTATATCGATGTTTACGATATGACCCAAGCCGTAGAAGATGGGGCGACCAGGCCTGTTTATTACGAAAGCCGCGTCATTCATCTAAATTTAGATGAGAAGATTTTAAAAATGATTGATGATGAATACGATAGGGTAGCGGAAACGGCGTCCCCTTATGTAGTAGAAAGAAGTAAAAAAGAATTAAGTCAAATGGACGCTATATTAGGGGCTGATCAAACAATACATTCTCTGGTCAGCGATATGATTACCCATTATGAAGAGAATCGCGCACAGTTATTGACTGGGAAAGCGATGATAGTCGCTTATTCTCGACCTATTGCTATGAAGATATACCGGCAAATATTAGCCATGAGGCCGGACTGGAAAGAAAAAGTGCATGTAGTCATGACACAAGGAAATAATGATCCTGAAGAGTGGCGGGACGTTATTGGAAATAAATCGTATAGAGATGAGCTGGCAAAACGGTTTAAAGATGATGATTCTTCTATGAAAATTGCTATCGTCGTCGATATGTGGCTTACTGGATTTGATGTGCCGTCTTTAGCAACAATGTATATATACAAACCCATGAAAGGGCATAACCTTATGCAGGCGATTGCTCGTGTGAATCGAGTGTTCAAAGATAAAGAAGGCGGCTTAATTGTTGATTACGTAGGGATTGCATCGGCCTTGAAACAGGCGATGAATGATTATACGGTACGAGATAGAAAAAATTACGGTAATACGGATATTAGCAAAGTAGCATATCCGCGATTTCTTGAAAAATTATCTGTATGCAGAGATTTCTTCCATGGCTTTAATTATTTAATGTTCATGACCGGCGATGATTTGGAAAAAGCAAAAGCGATTACAGGCGGAGTGAATTTTATCTTAGGTAAAAGTCAAAAAGAGAGTGATGTACCAGAAAAAGAACGAGTGCAATATGTTTATATAAAGGAAGCTTTATTATTAAAACAGGCATTGTCTTTGTGCAGTAGCCTTGTCGATAAGAAGATGCGCTTGGAAGCGGCATATTTTGAAGCCGTTCGTGTAATGCTTGTGCGTTTGGCCGCGAGAGGAACAGGGGAAAAGATTACTCTTCCTGAATTAAATAATAAAATAAATGCTTTGCTGAAAGAAAGTATAAAAAGCGACGGCGTCATAAATCTTTTTTCAGATATAGATACGGAGTTTTCATTATTTGACCCTAAATTTTTGGAAGAAGTAGGAAAGATGAAAGAGAAAAATTTAGCGGTTGAATTATTGAAACGCTTGATTTCTGAACAAGTATCTGTATATCGTAAAACGAATGTGGTAAAATCAGAAAAATTTTCCGAGATTATTCAGGGTACGATGCGAAGATATTTAAACGGTATGCTGACTAATGAAGAAGTAATACAAGAGTTGTTAAATTTAGCTAGAAACATACAAAATGCGCAGAAGGAAGGGGAAGAATTACATTTAAATGCCGATGAAATGGCGTTTTATGATGCGTTGACTAAGCCGCAAGCGATAAAAGATTTTTATGAGCACGATCAATTAATTGCTCTCACGAAAGAGCTGACAGAACTTTTACGGAAAAATCGAACCATTGATTGGCAGAAAAAAGAAAGCGCAAGAGCTAGCATGCGAAAGATGGTAAAACGTCTCCTGAAAAAATATGGATATCCGCCGGAAGGCAGAGAAGATGCTGTGAAAACTGTTATGTTGCAGTGCGAGTTATGGACAGATAATACGGATTTTTAA
- a CDS encoding restriction endonuclease subunit S, producing the protein MRLKDVCEINKRTYSVKEKWSVIYYLDTQNINKGQINEVKRYNTEWEKIPSRAKRKVSKNDILYSMVRPNQQHYGIIQSEKENFLVSTGFAVITVNENIADPYFIYYFLTQAQVIEYLQNIAEQSTSTYPAIRPSDIEELAIDLPDLEKQKRIGKFLRSIDETINVKKNINDNLQQQAQALYKSCFVDFDPYDGIMPSDWIIGTVDDLAKEIVCGKTPSTKISEYYGSEIPFITIPDMHGKIYVMTTERYLSMYGANSQPKKTLPKNSICVSCIGTAGLVSLVASESQTNQQINSIIPKDDYSPYYIYLLMRTLSEVINKLGQGGSTIVNLNKAQFGKIQVMIPTVASMRKFDKTVSPLFSVILENQKENIYLSSLRDTLLPRLMSGELDVSDIQL; encoded by the coding sequence TTGCGATTAAAAGATGTTTGTGAAATAAATAAAAGAACATATTCTGTTAAGGAAAAGTGGTCAGTAATTTATTACCTTGATACTCAAAATATTAATAAAGGTCAAATTAATGAAGTAAAGAGATATAATACGGAATGGGAAAAAATACCAAGTCGGGCAAAACGCAAAGTGAGTAAAAATGACATTCTGTATTCAATGGTAAGACCAAATCAACAACATTATGGAATCATTCAATCAGAAAAAGAAAATTTTCTGGTTTCAACAGGATTTGCTGTAATTACTGTGAATGAAAATATAGCTGATCCCTATTTTATTTATTATTTTCTTACACAAGCGCAAGTTATAGAGTATTTACAAAATATTGCAGAACAAAGTACTTCAACGTATCCTGCAATTAGACCTTCAGATATTGAAGAACTTGCAATAGATTTGCCTGATTTAGAAAAACAAAAGAGAATAGGTAAGTTTTTGAGATCTATTGATGAAACAATAAATGTAAAGAAAAACATAAACGATAATTTACAGCAACAAGCACAGGCTCTATACAAGTCATGTTTTGTTGATTTTGATCCATATGATGGAATAATGCCTTCCGATTGGATTATTGGTACCGTTGACGATCTTGCAAAAGAAATTGTATGTGGTAAAACGCCATCAACGAAGATCTCCGAGTATTATGGATCAGAAATTCCGTTTATTACGATTCCTGATATGCACGGAAAAATTTATGTCATGACAACAGAACGATACCTGTCAATGTATGGAGCAAATTCTCAACCCAAAAAGACTTTGCCTAAAAATTCCATTTGCGTTAGCTGTATTGGTACAGCAGGTCTTGTCTCGCTTGTGGCATCCGAAAGTCAGACAAACCAGCAGATAAACTCTATAATCCCCAAAGATGATTATTCCCCGTATTACATATATCTGTTGATGCGAACGCTTTCAGAAGTTATAAATAAATTGGGACAAGGCGGTAGCACTATTGTAAATCTTAATAAGGCACAGTTTGGAAAAATCCAGGTGATGATTCCAACGGTTGCTTCTATGAGAAAATTTGATAAAACAGTTTCTCCTTTATTTTCGGTGATTCTTGAAAATCAAAAGGAAAATATTTATCTGTCATCACTGCGAGATACCCTTCTTCCTCGATTGATGTCCGGCGAGCTGGATGTCTCTGACATCCAGCTCTAA
- a CDS encoding type I restriction-modification system subunit M: MANKNSVNIGFEEKIWNAACVLRGNIDASEYKSVVLGLIFLKYISDCFEKKYNELVEEGAGFEEDRDEYISENIFFVPENARWNVISAAAHKETIGVVIDEAMKSIEKENKKLKGILPKNFARPELDKRRLGDVVDLFSNVKMVDSGSEKDILGRTYEYCLAKFAEQEGKLAGEFYTPACVVKTLVEVLQPFNGRVYDPCCGSGGMFVQSAKFIENHGGNINKISVYGQDSNPTTWKMAQMNLAIRGIEADLGRFSADTFFNDCHPQLKADFIMANPPFNLSDWGVDKLRDDVRWKYGVPPAGNANFAWLQHMIWHLAPNGRIGMVLANGSLSSQSGGEGEIRKRIIEDDLVDCIVAMPGQLFYTTQIPVSLWFLSKNKKQKGKTLFIDARDMGSLVTRKLRELDDAKDIKKIANTYHAFVDGTLEDEKGFCAVVTTEDIAKQDYILTPGRYVGIKELEEDTEPFEEKMARLTTELSGLFKESHRLEEEIKKQLGAIGYDI; encoded by the coding sequence ATGGCTAATAAAAATAGCGTAAATATTGGATTTGAAGAAAAAATTTGGAATGCAGCTTGTGTACTGCGCGGTAATATTGACGCGTCGGAATATAAATCTGTCGTATTAGGACTTATTTTTTTGAAATACATTTCTGATTGTTTTGAGAAAAAATATAATGAATTGGTCGAAGAAGGTGCGGGATTCGAAGAAGACAGGGATGAATATATTTCGGAAAATATCTTCTTTGTTCCTGAAAACGCTCGTTGGAACGTCATTTCTGCGGCAGCCCACAAGGAAACAATCGGCGTCGTTATAGACGAAGCTATGAAAAGCATAGAAAAAGAGAATAAGAAGTTAAAAGGTATATTGCCTAAGAATTTTGCCCGTCCTGAATTGGATAAACGGCGTCTGGGCGATGTAGTAGATTTATTTTCCAATGTAAAAATGGTAGATTCTGGAAGTGAAAAAGATATTTTAGGCAGAACGTATGAATATTGCTTAGCAAAGTTTGCAGAGCAAGAAGGCAAATTGGCAGGGGAATTTTATACCCCCGCTTGCGTGGTAAAAACGTTGGTTGAAGTATTACAGCCGTTCAATGGACGCGTGTACGATCCTTGCTGTGGTTCGGGCGGCATGTTTGTCCAATCGGCAAAATTTATCGAAAACCATGGCGGGAATATTAATAAAATATCTGTCTACGGACAGGATTCCAATCCGACGACATGGAAAATGGCGCAGATGAATTTAGCTATTCGCGGCATCGAAGCGGATTTAGGAAGATTTAGTGCAGATACGTTTTTTAACGACTGCCACCCGCAGTTAAAAGCGGATTTTATAATGGCAAATCCTCCCTTTAATCTTTCCGATTGGGGCGTTGATAAGTTGCGTGACGACGTTCGCTGGAAATACGGCGTGCCGCCGGCAGGAAACGCTAACTTTGCCTGGCTTCAGCACATGATTTGGCATTTAGCGCCTAACGGCCGTATCGGTATGGTATTGGCAAACGGCTCGTTATCCTCTCAATCTGGCGGCGAAGGAGAAATCCGGAAACGGATCATTGAAGACGACTTAGTAGATTGTATAGTCGCCATGCCGGGACAGCTGTTTTATACGACGCAGATTCCCGTATCTTTATGGTTTCTATCTAAAAACAAGAAACAAAAAGGAAAAACCCTGTTTATCGATGCCAGAGATATGGGGAGCTTAGTTACAAGAAAACTTCGGGAATTGGATGATGCCAAGGATATCAAAAAGATTGCCAATACGTATCATGCCTTTGTCGACGGTACGTTGGAGGATGAAAAGGGATTTTGTGCTGTCGTAACGACGGAGGATATTGCGAAGCAAGATTATATTTTGACGCCTGGACGGTATGTAGGCATTAAAGAGCTGGAAGAAGATACAGAACCGTTTGAAGAAAAAATGGCGCGTCTTACGACAGAATTGTCTGGACTATTTAAAGAATCCCATAGATTAGAGGAAGAGATTAAGAAACAATTAGGAGCGATTGGATATGATATATGA
- a CDS encoding restriction endonuclease subunit S, whose product MEKAKRILKPLGEVTEFMTKGIAPKYTENETENTIKVLNQRCNRNFQISYKEARLHDKSLRKVSEEKLLKPGDVLINSTGTGTAGRVAQVWQIPATTTFDGHMILLRPTKEIDPLYYGYAIKAQQKQIESLAEGSTGQTEINRKRLQEEIIINFPINISKQRKVGMILFNIDKRIKINAAINDNLAA is encoded by the coding sequence ATGGAAAAGGCAAAGAGAATTTTAAAGCCGTTAGGAGAAGTCACCGAATTTATGACAAAAGGAATTGCTCCTAAATATACTGAGAATGAGACAGAAAATACGATTAAGGTATTAAATCAACGATGCAATCGTAATTTTCAAATATCATATAAAGAGGCGCGTTTACATGATAAATCTTTAAGGAAAGTTTCTGAAGAAAAACTATTGAAACCTGGAGACGTGCTTATTAACTCTACTGGTACTGGGACAGCTGGTCGTGTAGCTCAAGTTTGGCAAATTCCGGCTACTACTACGTTTGATGGTCATATGATTTTATTAAGGCCTACGAAAGAAATAGATCCGTTATACTATGGGTATGCTATTAAAGCACAACAAAAACAAATAGAGTCATTGGCAGAAGGGTCTACAGGACAAACAGAAATTAATCGAAAAAGATTGCAGGAAGAAATTATAATTAATTTTCCAATAAATATAAGTAAACAACGAAAAGTTGGAATGATTTTATTTAATATTGATAAAAGAATTAAGATAAACGCTGCAATAAACGATAATTTAGCGGCTTAG
- a CDS encoding MerR family transcriptional regulator, which translates to MKEKYYYIGEVSSLLDISTQTLRYYDKIGLCRLAKVNEQNGYRQYTYDQIHYIERIKYLQKLGLPLTEIRIALDGGGTEHLTKLLTQHKEALQRKIEALQDTVDTIDWYVSYYNYLKENAFPDIPFKKTFETRYVLAAPIYPGEPIYGAAGYRLTEAQSKTPFNQLPMLRQNGYILDFHRLLQNEISALYYFMYIKEKPAFSHPYIREIPGGDYFCFRVKLLSETCSNTWFKTYFEGSPSSHLVVADEYEDNFYEIQHCTYEVQVRIAP; encoded by the coding sequence ATGAAAGAAAAATACTACTACATCGGCGAGGTGTCGTCTCTTCTCGATATTTCTACGCAGACCTTGCGGTATTACGACAAAATAGGTCTTTGCCGGCTGGCGAAGGTCAACGAGCAAAACGGCTATCGCCAGTATACGTACGACCAAATTCATTACATTGAGCGCATTAAGTACCTGCAAAAGCTGGGCCTGCCCCTGACGGAAATCCGCATAGCATTAGACGGCGGAGGCACGGAACATCTGACGAAGCTACTAACGCAACACAAAGAAGCTCTGCAAAGAAAAATCGAAGCGCTGCAGGACACGGTCGATACGATAGATTGGTACGTATCGTATTACAACTATCTGAAGGAAAATGCTTTTCCCGATATTCCCTTCAAAAAGACCTTTGAAACTCGCTATGTTCTCGCTGCGCCGATTTATCCGGGAGAGCCAATATACGGCGCGGCGGGCTACAGGCTGACGGAGGCACAGAGCAAGACACCCTTCAATCAGCTTCCCATGCTCCGCCAAAACGGCTACATTCTGGACTTCCATCGGCTGCTGCAGAACGAAATATCCGCCTTGTATTACTTCATGTACATCAAAGAAAAGCCGGCCTTTTCCCATCCCTATATCCGGGAAATACCGGGCGGGGACTATTTCTGCTTCCGCGTAAAGCTTTTGTCGGAAACTTGCAGCAATACTTGGTTCAAAACGTATTTTGAAGGCAGCCCGTCTTCCCACCTGGTCGTCGCCGACGAATATGAAGACAACTTTTATGAAATTCA
- a CDS encoding cytoplasmic protein, with product MKSENSELDLSNAHKYAFQNKPYLLHDSICGCYHCLKIFSPIEITRYADDYGIGTAICPYYGVDAVIGESSGLPITKEFLEKMHNKWF from the coding sequence GTGAAATCAGAAAATAGTGAACTAGATCTTTCAAATGCCCATAAATATGCATTTCAAAATAAGCCGTATCTTTTACATGACAGTATATGTGGCTGTTACCACTGTTTAAAAATTTTTTCTCCCATTGAAATTACTAGGTATGCAGATGATTATGGTATAGGTACAGCTATATGCCCTTATTACGGTGTGGATGCTGTTATTGGAGAAAGTTCTGGACTACCTATTACTAAAGAGTTTTTAGAAAAAATGCATAATAAGTGGTTTTGA
- a CDS encoding DNA-3-methyladenine glycosylase I: protein MNSICPWALGDPLLREYHDTEWGVPCHDDTMLFELLCLEGAQAGLSWLTILKRREGYRKAFRNFSIPACAALTDGELEEIRLHGDVIRNRLKIASVRKNARVVQEIQQEFDSFDAYVWHFTEGKQIRNAWNDQGDMPAQSELSERISKDLKKRGASFVGPVIMYSFLQAAGVLNDHIASCPCGDGVY, encoded by the coding sequence ATGAATTCAATTTGCCCATGGGCCTTAGGCGACCCGTTGCTGCGGGAGTATCACGATACGGAATGGGGCGTGCCTTGTCATGACGATACGATGTTGTTTGAGCTGCTGTGCCTCGAAGGGGCGCAGGCTGGATTGTCGTGGCTGACGATTTTGAAGCGGCGCGAGGGGTATCGTAAGGCGTTTCGGAATTTTTCTATACCGGCCTGCGCGGCGCTGACTGACGGCGAGCTGGAGGAGATTCGTCTTCATGGCGATGTGATTCGCAATCGCCTGAAAATTGCTTCGGTGCGGAAGAATGCCCGCGTCGTACAGGAGATTCAGCAGGAGTTCGATTCCTTCGATGCTTATGTCTGGCATTTTACGGAAGGGAAGCAGATTCGCAACGCTTGGAACGATCAGGGAGACATGCCGGCTCAGTCGGAATTGTCGGAGCGCATCAGCAAGGATTTAAAGAAGCGGGGCGCGTCCTTCGTCGGGCCGGTGATTATGTATTCCTTTTTGCAGGCCGCCGGCGTGCTGAACGACCATATTGCGTCTTGTCCTTGCGGCGATGGGGTGTATTAA
- the xerA gene encoding site-specific tyrosine recombinase/integron integrase, whose translation MKEQLICEIQQKMLPYLNNEQLLQLKIVLDQAFYGVTVNTEEIRAAVDECNTVELFVSAKRIEGCSEKTLTYYSKTIDVMLETIGKTAQQITTEDLRNYLITYQVERGSSKVTIDNIRRILSSFFSWLEDEDYIIKSPIRRIHKVKTAKIVKDTYSDEALELMRDNCTNLRDLALVDLLASSGMRVGELVLLNRDDIDFNERECVVCGKGNKERLVYFDARTKIHLQNYLQSRTDTNPALFVSLKIPHNRLMIGGVEACLRRLGQRIRLTKVHPHKFRRTFATTAIDKGMPIEQVQHLLGHQKIDTTLHYAMVKQQNVKLAHRKYIG comes from the coding sequence ATGAAAGAACAACTGATTTGCGAGATTCAGCAGAAGATGTTGCCCTATCTTAATAACGAACAATTACTTCAGCTAAAAATCGTATTGGATCAAGCATTTTACGGAGTAACCGTCAATACAGAAGAAATAAGAGCGGCAGTAGACGAATGCAATACCGTAGAGTTATTTGTTTCCGCTAAACGTATTGAAGGATGTTCGGAAAAAACATTGACATATTATAGTAAGACGATTGACGTTATGCTGGAAACTATCGGCAAAACGGCGCAGCAAATAACGACAGAAGATTTGCGGAACTATTTGATTACGTATCAAGTGGAGAGAGGCTCCAGCAAGGTTACGATTGACAATATTCGCCGTATTTTATCAAGCTTTTTTTCGTGGCTGGAAGACGAAGATTATATAATTAAAAGCCCTATCCGACGGATTCATAAGGTGAAAACGGCAAAAATTGTCAAAGACACGTATAGCGATGAAGCGCTGGAGCTTATGCGTGATAACTGTACGAATCTACGGGATTTAGCTCTTGTCGATTTATTGGCATCGTCGGGAATGCGTGTAGGCGAGTTAGTGTTGCTGAATCGGGACGATATAGATTTTAATGAACGGGAATGTGTCGTTTGCGGAAAGGGAAATAAAGAACGGTTAGTATATTTTGACGCAAGGACGAAAATTCATTTGCAAAATTATTTGCAAAGTCGGACAGACACAAATCCTGCATTATTTGTGTCTTTGAAAATACCTCATAATCGCCTTATGATCGGCGGTGTAGAAGCCTGCTTGAGACGATTAGGACAACGAATACGCCTTACAAAGGTGCATCCTCATAAATTCCGGCGTACCTTTGCGACGACGGCTATTGATAAAGGGATGCCCATAGAGCAAGTACAACACTTGCTAGGACATCAGAAAATTGATACGACGCTGCATTATGCTATGGTGAAACAACAGAATGTAAAGTTAGCACATAGAAAGTATATTGGGTAG
- a CDS encoding restriction endonuclease, whose translation MAIPKYNEFMPTIITCLSDGNRHTTKELITFCANAFQLTEEERQRRLPTGRQSVLANRVGWAKTYLKKAGLIENPVRSTYCLTQRGKEAYQQGVENITVEYLRRFDSFNAFISNDTTQNIVVSNDNTNDEEITKSPQEILENAIKQINHSLADELLTEIMKISSSDFESLVVRLLIKMGYGSMQLNANAVTKKSGDEGIDGIVTADKFGFDSIYIQAKKWNTDTVVSRPEIQKFLGALVGQGATKGVFITTAKFSSGAYEYAKKQLNTKIVLIDGVRLTNLMIEYNLGVSVIESYEIKRIDYDFFNEDI comes from the coding sequence ATGGCAATACCGAAATATAATGAATTTATGCCGACTATCATAACGTGCTTGAGTGATGGAAATAGGCATACGACAAAAGAATTAATAACATTTTGCGCCAATGCATTTCAACTTACTGAAGAGGAACGGCAACGCCGATTACCTACGGGGCGTCAGTCTGTATTGGCAAATCGCGTAGGTTGGGCGAAAACATATTTGAAAAAAGCCGGGCTCATTGAGAATCCAGTAAGGTCAACATATTGCCTGACCCAGCGTGGAAAAGAGGCTTATCAACAAGGCGTAGAGAATATTACAGTAGAATATTTACGGCGATTTGACTCATTTAATGCATTTATCAGTAACGATACAACGCAAAATATAGTAGTAAGTAATGACAATACCAATGATGAAGAAATAACTAAGAGCCCGCAAGAAATATTGGAAAATGCAATTAAGCAAATAAATCACTCATTGGCGGATGAATTATTAACGGAAATTATGAAGATTTCTTCATCAGATTTCGAGAGTTTAGTAGTTCGGCTATTAATTAAAATGGGGTATGGTTCCATGCAGCTAAATGCCAATGCCGTAACTAAAAAATCTGGTGATGAAGGGATTGACGGTATCGTGACGGCAGACAAGTTTGGATTTGATTCTATCTATATTCAAGCTAAAAAATGGAATACAGATACAGTTGTCAGTCGTCCGGAAATTCAAAAATTTTTAGGAGCTCTCGTTGGACAGGGCGCAACAAAAGGCGTATTTATTACGACGGCAAAATTTTCTTCTGGAGCTTATGAATATGCTAAAAAACAGCTTAATACAAAAATCGTACTCATCGACGGCGTTCGCTTGACTAATTTGATGATAGAGTATAACCTTGGTGTTTCTGTTATTGAGTCGTATGAAATAAAGCGAATAGATTACGATTTCTTTAATGAAGATATTTAA